Proteins encoded together in one Streptomyces sp. DH-12 window:
- the casA gene encoding type I-E CRISPR-associated protein Cse1/CasA: MTQTTELPDPPTGEVLSFDLISRPWIQVLRRDGSQDELSLLQVFAQAHDLRRVLGDLPTQEFALVRLLLAVAHDGLDGPADIEEWAELWEDPGCFAPVQAYLEEHRERFDLLHPITPFLQTPGLRTAKDEVFSLNRIVADVPAGEPFFSARMPDVKRLSFAEAARWVVHVHAYDTSGIKTGMVGDDRVKGGKVYPLGTGWAGGLGGVFVEGDTLRETLLLNLVAADTEELGFSPDDRPAWRREPCGPGSGGRSATGVRDLYTWQSRRVRLHHDADGVHGVVLGYGDPLVSRNMHRLEPMTSWRRSPAQEKKLGRSPVYLPLEHDPARSAWRGIAALLADRLEETGGAEGPSRLRPRILEWVARLVTEGHLSRRFLVRARVAGVRYGTQQSVVDEVVDDRLVMPVVLLHAQDPAYAQQAVSAAEDADRAVRILGDLAADLARATGSEEEGPKAAARAEGFDALDHPYRDWLSAMAGTSDPFEHRRTWQRQVRQTVGRVGDRLIAAAGDAAWEGRLHTDNKGGTHWLNAGLADVWFRGRLARALGDPDSPGSPGSSGSGEGDAAFGDDGLHTPGPAGPPETDDAATAPEVHA, from the coding sequence GTGACGCAGACGACTGAGTTACCTGATCCCCCGACGGGCGAGGTGCTGTCTTTCGATTTGATCAGCCGGCCGTGGATCCAGGTGCTGCGCAGGGACGGCTCCCAGGACGAGTTGTCGCTGCTTCAGGTCTTCGCCCAGGCGCATGATCTGAGGCGTGTCCTGGGCGATCTGCCCACCCAGGAGTTCGCCCTGGTCCGTCTCCTCCTGGCCGTCGCCCACGACGGCCTGGACGGTCCCGCCGACATCGAGGAATGGGCGGAGCTGTGGGAGGACCCCGGCTGCTTCGCCCCCGTCCAGGCCTACTTGGAGGAGCACCGCGAGCGGTTCGACCTGCTCCACCCGATCACACCGTTCCTGCAGACCCCCGGGCTGCGCACGGCGAAGGACGAGGTCTTCTCCCTCAACCGGATCGTGGCCGACGTGCCGGCCGGAGAGCCGTTCTTCAGCGCACGGATGCCGGACGTGAAGCGGCTGTCTTTCGCCGAGGCCGCCCGCTGGGTCGTCCACGTCCACGCCTACGACACCTCCGGCATCAAGACCGGCATGGTCGGCGACGACCGGGTCAAGGGCGGCAAGGTGTATCCGCTCGGCACCGGCTGGGCGGGCGGACTCGGCGGCGTCTTCGTGGAGGGCGACACGCTGCGCGAGACGCTGCTGCTCAACCTGGTGGCGGCGGACACCGAAGAGCTCGGCTTCTCCCCCGACGACCGGCCGGCCTGGCGTCGTGAACCCTGCGGTCCCGGTTCCGGCGGGCGTTCCGCGACCGGTGTGCGTGACCTGTACACCTGGCAGTCGCGCCGGGTGCGCCTGCACCACGACGCGGACGGCGTCCACGGAGTCGTCCTGGGCTACGGCGATCCGCTCGTCTCCCGGAACATGCACCGCCTCGAGCCGATGACGTCGTGGCGGCGCAGTCCCGCGCAGGAGAAGAAGCTGGGGCGCTCGCCGGTGTACCTGCCTCTGGAACATGATCCGGCCCGGTCGGCCTGGCGGGGCATCGCCGCGCTCCTCGCCGACCGGCTGGAGGAAACCGGCGGCGCCGAAGGACCCTCACGTCTGCGGCCGCGGATCCTTGAGTGGGTCGCCCGGCTGGTGACCGAGGGCCACCTCTCCCGCCGTTTCCTCGTCCGTGCGCGGGTGGCGGGCGTCAGGTACGGGACCCAGCAGTCCGTGGTCGACGAGGTCGTCGACGACCGCCTGGTGATGCCGGTCGTCCTGCTGCACGCGCAGGACCCCGCCTACGCCCAGCAGGCCGTCTCCGCGGCGGAGGACGCCGACCGGGCCGTACGGATCCTGGGTGACCTCGCGGCCGATCTGGCCCGGGCGACCGGGTCCGAGGAAGAGGGGCCGAAGGCCGCGGCCCGTGCCGAGGGGTTCGACGCGCTGGACCATCCGTACCGCGACTGGCTGTCCGCCATGGCCGGGACTAGCGATCCCTTCGAGCACCGGCGTACGTGGCAGCGCCAGGTACGGCAGACCGTGGGACGCGTCGGGGACCGCCTCATCGCCGCCGCGGGTGACGCGGCCTGGGAGGGCCGGCTCCACACCGACAACAAGGGCGGCACCCACTGGCTGAACGCGGGCCTGGCCGACGTGTGGTTCCGGGGGCGGCTGGCCAGGGCGCTGGGCGACCCCGATTCTCCCGGCTCCCCTGGTTCCAGTGGTTCCGGTGAAGGGGACGCCGCCTTCGGCGACGACGGCCTGCACACGCCGGGGCCGGCCGGTCCGCCGGAAACCGATGACGCCGCGACCGCCCCGGAGGTGCACGCATGA
- the casB gene encoding type I-E CRISPR-associated protein Cse2/CasB, with protein sequence MTLTPASAPPAAVPVHRRVAELTATHIGPWQEGYLNDRSQAVAALARLRRGAGREAGETPDLWNLIDTDALHTPTEGMRPLGEQELVRAENALHAALTLWAFHQQSRGAPMHRRHTRERPGGLGAAVRRLMPADDIDEPVRKRLVRAGTAPDLVSLTQRLRDIVALLRRDDIPLDYALLAGQLYCWQWPDGPAAVRRRWGRSFHEQRRPRPASDENTTPDSDKDAS encoded by the coding sequence ATGACACTCACACCCGCATCAGCCCCGCCCGCCGCAGTCCCGGTCCACCGGCGGGTCGCGGAGCTCACCGCCACGCACATCGGCCCCTGGCAGGAGGGCTACCTCAACGACAGGTCTCAGGCCGTCGCCGCTCTGGCCCGCCTGCGCCGCGGCGCAGGCCGTGAGGCGGGTGAGACGCCCGACCTGTGGAACCTGATCGACACCGACGCGCTCCACACCCCGACGGAGGGAATGCGGCCGCTGGGCGAGCAGGAACTGGTGCGTGCCGAGAACGCGCTGCACGCGGCCCTCACCCTGTGGGCCTTCCACCAGCAGTCGCGCGGCGCGCCGATGCATCGTCGGCACACCCGGGAGCGGCCGGGCGGCCTGGGGGCCGCGGTCCGGCGTCTGATGCCTGCGGACGACATCGACGAACCCGTCCGCAAGCGCCTGGTCCGCGCGGGTACCGCCCCCGACCTGGTCTCCCTCACCCAGCGGCTGCGCGACATCGTCGCGCTGCTGCGACGCGACGACATCCCGCTCGACTACGCCCTCCTCGCCGGCCAGCTCTACTGCTGGCAGTGGCCCGACGGCCCCGCCGCCGTCCGCCGCCGTTGGGGCCGCTCCTTCCACGAGCAGCGACGGCCCCGGCCGGCCTCCGACGAGAACACCACCCCGGACAGCGACAAGGACGCCTCGTGA
- the cas7e gene encoding type I-E CRISPR-associated protein Cas7/Cse4/CasC yields MNRIFLDVHALQTVPPSNLNRDDTGAPKTAVYGGVPRARVSSQAWKRAIRTYFRDEHLLDPAELGVRTKKIVELLADRITGLDDSVGQETALKLADETVKAAGFKTEVPKRKADQAKKDGGPAPAPESKYLVFLSSRQLDGLARLALDGAADIAAFLKTKENKARAKELADTRHSVDIALFGRMVADVADINVDAAVQVAHALSVHRVDNESDYYTAVDDENTDEETGAGMIGTVDFNSATLYRYAALGVHQLADNLGQGLREDEPRTEPVRRAVEAFVQAFVASLPTGKINTFGHHTEPDAVVVKLRTTRPISCVAAFEDPVRSDGGGHLREAADRLAAYASDVERAYGDPETTLTWVLRVGPATQKLADLGTEAGTLRELAAAVGQAVAERLEKPA; encoded by the coding sequence GTGAACCGCATCTTCCTGGACGTGCACGCCCTGCAGACCGTCCCGCCCAGCAATCTCAACCGGGACGACACGGGCGCGCCCAAGACGGCCGTCTACGGTGGGGTCCCCCGCGCCCGAGTCTCCAGCCAGGCGTGGAAGCGGGCGATCCGCACCTACTTCAGGGACGAGCACCTGCTCGACCCCGCCGAGCTGGGCGTGCGGACCAAGAAGATCGTGGAGCTCCTGGCCGACCGGATCACCGGGCTCGATGATTCCGTGGGACAGGAGACGGCGCTCAAGCTCGCCGACGAGACGGTCAAGGCCGCCGGCTTCAAGACCGAGGTTCCCAAGCGGAAGGCCGACCAGGCGAAGAAGGACGGGGGCCCCGCACCTGCCCCCGAGAGCAAGTACCTGGTCTTCCTCAGCTCCCGGCAGCTCGACGGCCTGGCGCGCCTCGCCCTCGACGGCGCCGCCGACATCGCGGCGTTCCTGAAGACCAAGGAGAACAAGGCCAGGGCCAAGGAGCTCGCGGACACGCGTCACTCCGTGGACATCGCCCTCTTCGGCCGGATGGTCGCGGACGTCGCCGACATCAACGTCGACGCCGCCGTGCAGGTCGCCCACGCCCTCAGCGTTCACCGGGTCGACAACGAGTCCGACTACTACACCGCCGTCGACGACGAGAACACGGACGAGGAGACCGGCGCCGGAATGATCGGCACCGTCGACTTCAACTCCGCGACCCTCTACCGCTACGCCGCCCTCGGCGTGCACCAGCTCGCCGACAACCTCGGCCAGGGACTGCGCGAGGACGAACCGCGCACCGAGCCGGTACGCCGTGCCGTCGAAGCGTTCGTGCAGGCCTTCGTCGCCTCCCTGCCCACCGGGAAGATCAACACCTTCGGGCACCACACCGAGCCCGACGCCGTGGTCGTCAAGCTCCGCACCACCCGGCCGATCAGCTGCGTCGCCGCCTTCGAGGACCCGGTCCGCAGCGACGGCGGCGGGCACCTGCGTGAAGCCGCCGACCGGCTCGCTGCGTACGCCTCCGACGTCGAGCGGGCCTACGGCGACCCGGAGACCACTCTCACCTGGGTGCTGCGCGTCGGCCCCGCCACGCAGAAGCTCGCCGATCTCGGCACCGAGGCCGGCACGCTGCGCGAACTCGCCGCCGCGGTCGGCCAGGCCGTCGCGGAACGCCTGGAGAAGCCCGCATGA
- the cas6e gene encoding type I-E CRISPR-associated protein Cas6/Cse3/CasE, translating to MFLSRFRVNTARPGARRLMSSPQAMHAAVMSSFPHILPSDSPAPDAPRVLWRLDQRARAEVLLYVVSPDRPDLTHLVEQAGWPAVAGPENPGWQTRPYAPLLDRLATGERWAFRLTANPVHTIRRKEGEPRKLTAHLTPVHQMGWLLDEERQQRCGFRVCEKPADRRLLPEGTTHQKRPHPGDRYELAVRDTRSLSFDKSRTAGGRQGKPVTVVIVTFEGRLEVTDAGLLRRTLTQGIGRARAYGCGLLTLAPLPPSDQHTA from the coding sequence ATGTTCCTCTCCCGCTTCCGCGTCAACACCGCGCGGCCCGGCGCCCGCCGCCTGATGTCCTCGCCCCAGGCCATGCACGCGGCCGTCATGTCGTCCTTCCCGCACATCCTGCCCTCCGACAGCCCGGCGCCCGACGCGCCGCGCGTGCTGTGGCGTCTGGACCAGCGCGCCCGTGCCGAGGTGTTGCTGTACGTGGTCAGCCCCGACCGTCCCGACCTGACGCATCTGGTCGAGCAGGCAGGATGGCCCGCCGTCGCCGGCCCGGAGAACCCCGGCTGGCAGACCCGCCCCTACGCCCCACTCCTGGACCGGCTGGCCACGGGCGAGCGCTGGGCGTTCCGCCTGACCGCCAACCCCGTGCACACCATCCGCCGCAAGGAAGGCGAACCCCGCAAGCTCACCGCCCACCTCACCCCCGTCCACCAGATGGGCTGGCTGCTCGACGAGGAGCGCCAACAGCGCTGCGGCTTCCGCGTCTGCGAGAAACCCGCGGACCGGCGGCTCCTGCCCGAGGGCACCACCCACCAGAAACGGCCCCACCCCGGCGACCGGTACGAGCTGGCCGTACGGGACACGCGGTCCCTCTCCTTCGACAAGTCCCGCACAGCCGGCGGCCGCCAAGGCAAGCCGGTCACCGTCGTCATCGTCACCTTCGAAGGACGCCTCGAGGTCACCGACGCCGGCCTGCTGCGCCGCACCCTCACCCAGGGCATCGGCCGGGCCAGAGCGTACGGCTGCGGCCTCCTCACCCTGGCACCGCTCCCACCGTCCGACCAGCACACCGCATGA
- the cas3 gene encoding CRISPR-associated helicase Cas3', which produces MWAKHDRDSDGWLPLWRHMEDSAAVAGLLWDQWLPLGVRSLVAEALPQGELDARALAVWLAGVHDIGKATPAFACQVDQLANAMRDQGLEMRSARAMGPDRRIAPHGLAGQVLLGEWLEERHGWVSSRTGQFTVAVGGHHGVPPEHGQIKALYAREELLRTPGASNRVWRQVQTELLDACAERFGVAERLDGWRAVRLPQPVQVLLTALVIVSDWIASNPDLFPYFPEGAAHNDQDRLAAAWKGLDLPAPWRAEEPDGSVRDLFASRFELPAGAEPRPVQEAAVELAREMETPGLMIVEAPMGEGKTEAALAVAEIFAARSGAGGVFFALPTMATGNAMFPRLLDWLNRLPGVAGLRHSVHLAHSKAALNEDFAGLMARKGRVTAVGVDEAAPASGQKSDGRLRASAELVAHTWLRGRKKAMLASFVAGTVDQLLFAGLKSRHLALRHLAVAGKVVVIDEAHAYDTYMSVYLDRVLSWLGAYRVPVVVLSATLPASRRRELVEAYAGRTGAGASWNMGTPDAYPLVTAVSPGGAAPLVRRPRASARSTAVQVEPLVDDLDVLVGRLEDELADGGCVLVIRNTVKRVLTTARVLRERFGAENVTVAHSCFVDLDRADKDSTLLRLFGPPGKTDARPTGRHIVVASQVAEQSLDVDFDLLVSDLCPVDLLLQRMGRLHRHRRGQDQEGRPARLRTARCLVTGVEWTADVPAPVRGSVAVYGRYALLRSAAVLRPHLDGGPQRPVRLPADISPLVQSAYGEGPVGPQDWQEAMKEAGEQFERHRSGQAERAAVFRLGDVGRPGRPLFGWVAAGVGDTDDTPTGRAQVRDSRDSLEVVVVQRRGDGSLATLPWLEPDRRKRQRAGVELPQDATPTPFAARTAASCGLRLPLQFSGKTMDRAIEELEQLYLPKWQGKDSPWLSDQLIFALDEDCQTRLAGFSLRYSPEDGLEVTRDADD; this is translated from the coding sequence GTGTGGGCCAAGCATGATCGTGACAGCGACGGCTGGTTGCCGTTGTGGCGGCACATGGAGGACAGTGCCGCGGTGGCCGGCCTGCTGTGGGATCAGTGGCTTCCCTTGGGGGTACGGAGCCTGGTCGCTGAGGCGTTGCCGCAGGGTGAGCTGGATGCACGCGCCCTCGCCGTGTGGCTCGCCGGAGTTCACGACATCGGAAAGGCCACTCCGGCGTTCGCCTGCCAGGTGGATCAGCTCGCCAACGCGATGCGCGACCAAGGGCTGGAGATGCGTTCGGCGAGGGCGATGGGGCCGGATCGCCGGATCGCGCCGCATGGTCTGGCAGGGCAGGTCCTGCTGGGGGAATGGCTGGAGGAACGCCACGGGTGGGTGTCTTCGCGTACCGGTCAGTTCACGGTTGCCGTGGGCGGGCATCATGGGGTGCCGCCCGAGCACGGGCAGATCAAGGCGCTGTACGCGCGTGAGGAACTGCTGCGTACTCCTGGTGCGAGCAACCGTGTCTGGCGGCAGGTGCAGACCGAGTTGCTGGATGCCTGCGCCGAGCGTTTCGGCGTGGCCGAACGGCTGGATGGATGGCGGGCGGTCAGGCTGCCGCAGCCCGTGCAGGTGCTTCTCACCGCGCTGGTCATCGTCTCGGACTGGATCGCCAGCAACCCGGACCTCTTCCCGTATTTCCCCGAGGGCGCGGCCCACAACGACCAGGACCGTCTCGCTGCGGCCTGGAAAGGGCTGGACCTGCCGGCCCCCTGGCGGGCCGAAGAGCCGGACGGAAGTGTCCGGGACCTGTTCGCCTCCCGTTTCGAGCTGCCTGCGGGTGCGGAGCCGCGCCCTGTTCAGGAAGCGGCCGTGGAACTCGCCCGGGAGATGGAGACGCCTGGCCTGATGATCGTCGAGGCGCCGATGGGCGAGGGGAAGACGGAGGCGGCGCTCGCCGTTGCCGAGATCTTCGCGGCACGCTCGGGTGCGGGCGGGGTGTTCTTCGCCCTTCCCACAATGGCCACCGGCAACGCCATGTTCCCTCGCCTGCTCGACTGGCTGAACCGGCTGCCGGGAGTGGCGGGCTTACGCCACTCAGTGCATCTGGCCCATTCCAAGGCGGCACTCAACGAGGACTTCGCCGGTCTGATGGCGCGCAAGGGGCGGGTCACGGCCGTCGGCGTGGACGAAGCGGCGCCCGCGTCCGGGCAGAAGTCGGACGGACGACTCCGTGCGAGTGCCGAGCTTGTGGCGCATACGTGGCTGCGAGGGCGTAAGAAAGCCATGCTGGCCTCGTTCGTCGCGGGCACCGTCGACCAGCTACTGTTCGCCGGGCTGAAGAGCAGGCACCTGGCGCTGCGTCATCTCGCGGTGGCCGGGAAGGTCGTCGTCATCGACGAGGCGCACGCCTATGACACCTACATGAGTGTGTATCTGGACCGGGTGCTCTCCTGGCTGGGCGCGTACCGGGTGCCGGTGGTGGTGCTGTCCGCGACCCTGCCGGCCTCGCGCAGACGCGAGCTCGTCGAGGCCTATGCCGGACGGACCGGGGCGGGCGCCTCTTGGAACATGGGCACGCCGGACGCTTACCCGCTGGTGACAGCCGTTTCCCCGGGAGGGGCAGCGCCACTGGTCCGCCGCCCACGGGCATCGGCTCGGTCGACGGCCGTGCAGGTGGAGCCGCTCGTCGACGATCTGGACGTCCTCGTCGGCCGGCTGGAGGACGAGCTGGCCGACGGCGGATGTGTCCTGGTGATCCGCAACACGGTCAAGCGGGTACTGACGACGGCCCGGGTGCTGCGCGAGAGGTTCGGCGCCGAGAACGTGACCGTCGCCCACTCGTGCTTCGTCGATCTGGACCGGGCGGACAAGGACAGCACACTGCTGCGCCTCTTCGGGCCCCCGGGGAAGACGGACGCCAGGCCAACGGGCCGGCACATCGTGGTGGCCAGCCAGGTAGCGGAGCAGTCCCTGGACGTCGACTTCGACCTGCTGGTCAGCGACCTGTGCCCCGTCGACCTGCTGCTGCAGCGCATGGGCCGTCTGCACCGGCACCGACGCGGGCAGGACCAGGAGGGCCGGCCCGCACGTTTGCGGACCGCGCGCTGCCTGGTGACGGGAGTGGAATGGACGGCGGACGTACCCGCCCCGGTGCGGGGGTCGGTCGCGGTGTACGGGCGGTACGCCCTGCTGCGGTCGGCCGCGGTACTCCGCCCCCACCTCGACGGCGGGCCCCAGCGGCCGGTACGTCTCCCGGCGGACATCAGCCCGCTCGTGCAGAGCGCCTATGGAGAGGGGCCGGTCGGGCCGCAGGACTGGCAAGAGGCGATGAAGGAGGCCGGCGAGCAGTTCGAGCGGCACCGCAGCGGCCAGGCCGAGCGCGCTGCCGTGTTCCGTCTGGGAGACGTCGGCAGACCGGGGCGCCCGCTGTTCGGCTGGGTCGCCGCCGGAGTGGGGGACACGGACGACACCCCCACCGGTCGTGCTCAGGTCCGCGACAGCCGGGACAGCCTGGAGGTCGTCGTCGTACAGCGACGCGGTGACGGGAGCCTCGCCACCCTGCCATGGCTCGAGCCTGACCGCAGGAAGCGGCAGCGCGCCGGCGTCGAGCTCCCGCAGGACGCGACGCCGACGCCGTTCGCGGCCCGTACCGCCGCGAGCTGCGGACTGCGGCTCCCCCTGCAGTTCTCCGGGAAGACCATGGACCGGGCCATCGAGGAACTGGAGCAGCTGTATCTGCCCAAGTGGCAGGGCAAGGACAGCCCTTGGCTGTCCGACCAGCTGATCTTCGCTCTCGACGAGGACTGTCAGACCCGGCTGGCAGGATTCTCGCTCCGGTACAGCCCTGAAGACGGTCTCGAGGTGACCCGTGACGCAGACGACTGA
- the cas5e gene encoding type I-E CRISPR-associated protein Cas5/CasD, with the protein MSRTSVLALRLAGPLQSWGASSRFTRRTTEPAPTKSGVIGLLAAAAGIERGDDGRLAPLAALRFAVRMDQPGTRIRDFHTAHHGVTGASMPLSERFYLADAVFVAAVEGDHDLLLALRDALRAPVYPPYLGRRSCPPAEPVDLGLYEDTRLEDVLASVPWQASAWYRRQRRTPQALTVLRETAADESAAAADVQRDQPVTFDAAGRRHALRTVVTDSVSTPIPSGGGGPQDAHDPFAALEALENESA; encoded by the coding sequence ATGAGCCGCACGAGCGTGCTCGCCCTCCGCCTGGCAGGCCCCCTGCAGTCCTGGGGGGCCTCCTCCCGTTTCACCCGCCGCACCACCGAACCGGCCCCGACCAAGAGCGGTGTCATCGGCCTGCTCGCCGCCGCAGCCGGCATCGAACGCGGCGACGACGGGCGCCTCGCCCCGCTGGCGGCACTCCGGTTCGCCGTCCGCATGGACCAGCCCGGCACCCGCATCCGGGACTTCCACACCGCCCATCACGGCGTCACCGGCGCGTCCATGCCACTGTCCGAGCGGTTCTACCTCGCCGACGCCGTCTTCGTCGCCGCGGTCGAGGGCGATCACGACCTGCTCCTCGCTCTGCGCGACGCCCTGCGCGCCCCGGTGTACCCGCCCTACCTCGGCCGGCGTTCGTGCCCGCCTGCCGAACCGGTCGACCTCGGACTGTACGAGGACACCCGCCTCGAGGACGTACTGGCGAGCGTGCCCTGGCAGGCCTCCGCCTGGTACCGCAGACAACGCCGGACCCCGCAGGCCCTGACCGTACTGCGGGAGACGGCCGCCGACGAGTCAGCCGCAGCCGCGGATGTCCAGCGTGACCAGCCGGTCACCTTCGACGCCGCCGGCCGGCGGCACGCCCTGCGCACCGTCGTCACCGACTCCGTGTCCACTCCGATCCCGTCGGGCGGCGGCGGCCCACAGGACGCACACGATCCGTTCGCCGCCCTCGAAGCCCTGGAGAATGAGAGCGCCTGA